The genomic segment CGCTGCGGCCTCATCACGCTTATGTGAAAGGGGTAAACGGCCGTTCTTCCGGATCCGTAAGTTGGGGAGCCCTCTATAGCTTTGTTACAGGTCTGATCGAGCAGGGGGGCAGCCGTAGGGGGGCCTTGATGCTTATCCTCAATGTCTGGCATCCCGATATCCTCGAGTTTATTTCAAGTAAGCGGCAGATGGGGCAGATCACCAATGCGAATATCAGCGTCGGTATTACCGACGACTTTATGAAGGCCGTCAAAGAGGACCTTGATTGGGAACTGGTGTTTCCCGATACCAATTATCCCGGTTATGATAAGGAGTGGGACGGCGACTTCGTGGCCTGGAAGGCTGCGGGCAAGCCTGTTAATGTCTATCGTAAGGTGAAAGCTCGGGAGATTTGGAATTCCATTATCGAAAGCGCCTGGGCAAGCGCCGAGCCGGGAATCTTTTTCGTCGATCGCTACAATGCCATGAGCAATTCCGGTTATTACGCCAGGATCCAGTGTACCAATCCTTGTGGGGAGCAGGGACTGCCGAGTTGGGGGGTCTGCAATCTCGGGGCGGTCAATCTATCGCGCTTTGCAAAAGGTAACGATGTGGATTGGGATAACCTTGGCCGCACCGTTCGCTATGCCGTCCGTTTTCTTGATGATGTAATCGACAATACTCCCTATTTTTTTGAGGCAAACAAAGAGCAGCAGCTTTCGGAACGAAGGGTGGGGCTCGGCACAATGGGCCTTGCGGAATTGATGATCAAGCTGAAGATTCGCTATGGTAGTAAGGAATCCGAGGCTTTTCTTGATAAACTGTATCGCTTTATAGCTGTTGAGGCGTACCGTTCCAGCAGCGATACCGCCAAAGAGAAGGGAAGTTTCCCCAAGTTCGAGGTCGTACCATTTCTTGAAAGCGGCTTTATGAAAGGGATGCCTGAGGAAATTCGGAAAAAGATCACCGAGAATGGTATGAGAAATGTTACGCTTCTGACCCAGGCTCCTACCGGGACTACCGGAACAATGGTTGGAACTTCCACAGGAATCGAACCCTATTACTTTTGGGAATGGGAACGACGCGGAAGAATGGGGAGCAATATCGAGCGGGTTGGTGTCTATGACGAATGGCGGAAGGCCAATCCCGATGCGGAGCAGCTTCCCGACTATTTTGTTTCTGCCATGGATCTTTCTCCGGAAGAGCATGTCAGGGTCCAGGCCTCCATCCAGCGCTGGGTCGATTCAAGTATCAGTAAAACCTGTAACGTCCCCAACCAGTACACCGTAGAGCAGACAAAGCAGCTCTATGAACTAATGTATGATCTTGGCTGTAAGGGTGGCACCATCTATCGTGACGGCAGCAGAGACGAGCAGGTATTGAACCTGAAGAAAGAGGAAGAAAAGAAAGAAGGTCCGGTCGATGTGAAGCAGATCAAGCCGAGGGTCCGTCCTACGATGCTTCGCGGAGTCACCTATCGCAAACATACTCCCATCGGAACCGCGTACATTACCGTTAATGCCGACGGTGCCAGTATGGAAGAGCCCTTCGAGGTCTTTATCAACGTTGCAAAGGTGGGATCGGATGTTGCTGCCGATGCCGAAGGTCTGGGACGACTTATTAGTCTCATTCTGCGCATACCCAGCCCCCTGGGGCCGGTCGAGCGGGCAAAGGCAGTGATTGCTCAGTTACGGAGCATTGGCAGCGGCCGTCAGCGTGGTTTTGGAAAGAACCGGGTGATGAGCCTTCCCGATGCGGTGGCCCAGGCCCTGGAAGAACATATCGGTACGGTCTTCGGTGAAAGCAGCTATCCGGTACTGCCGGATGAGGAAGAAGAGGAGGCTGCAAAGCAGTTCGCCTTTTCCTTCGATGCACTTCATGCCGATATCTGTCCCGTCTGCGGAAATGCTACCTTTATGTTTATCGAGGGCTGCAAGAAGTGTCACAGCTGCGGCCATAGCGAGTGCTGAGCCCTTTGGGGAGCCATTGCCCATGGCTGCTTTTGATATGCATAAGCGAAAATGAAAAAGGCCGGCCGCAGTAAATGTCCTCGGCCGGCCCTGCCGTCTTTTATGCTTCTGTTATGTATGCTGTTGTCACTGATTTTCCTGCAAAAGCAGCCATATAGAGATCTTTGATCTCATTGATGAGAGGGTAACGGGGATTTGCCCCGGTGCACTGATCGTCGAAGGCCGCCTCTGCCATGGCATCCAGCTCCTTCGTAAAGGCTTCTTCCTTGATACCCGCTTCAGCAATACTTTTCGGAATATCCAGCTCCGCTTTTAGTTTTGTGATCGCATCAAGCAGCTTATCGACCTTTTCCTCCATTGTCCCTCCCCCGAGACCGAGATAATCGGCGAGCCTGGCGTAGCGCTCTGCCGCCTGGGGATGAGTGTACTGGGGAAAGGTACCTTGCTTTGCCGGAGCCTCCGAAGCGTTGAAACGCACTACCTGGTTGATCAGGAGGGCGTTTGCCAGCCCGTGGGGGAGGTGAAAAAAGCTGCCGAGCTTGTGGGCCATGGAATGACAAACCCCGAGAAAGGCATTTGCAAAAGCCATTCCTGCCATATTCGAAGCATGGTGTACTTTTTCCCGTGCCTCCATATCGGCCGCACCGAATCGATAGGCCCTTGGCAGATATTCAAAGAGAAGGCGTATGGATTCCATAGCCAGAGGAGTTGTATATTCAGTGGCAAGCATACTTGCAATTGCCTCAAGTCCATGAGTGACTGCGTCGATACCGGAGTATGCTGTCAGCCTTGCGGGCATCTGAGCGGCAAGTTCCGCATCGCAGATTGCCATGTCGGGGGTAAGGGCATAGTCGGCAATGGGATACTTGATGCCTGTTTCATCGTCGGTAATGACCGCAAAAGGGGTTACTTCGCTTCCCGTTCCACTGGTGGTGGGAATTGCGATGAGGCTCGCCTTTTGGCCCATCTCGGGAAAGCGGTACACCCGTTTTCGGATATCCATAAAACGCGCCGCGAGATCCTGAAAGTGCACCTCCGGGTGTTCATAGAGAACCCACATGATTTTAGCAGCGTCCATGGGGCTTCCGCCGCCAAAGGCAATAATCAGATCCGGTTGAAAGGCGTCCATCCGCCTGACCCCCGTTCGGGCGTTGGAGAGGGTGGGATCGGCCTGTACCTCGCTGAAAATTTCCGTTTTGATGCCCATCCTTTCAAGACGGTCGGTAAGCACCTTGGTCATTCCCGAGTCGAAAAGAAAGCGGTCGGTGACGATGAAGGCTTTCTTTTTCCCTTCAAGTTCTTCGAGGGCAACGGGAAGCGAACCTCTTTTGAAAAAAACCTTTTTTGGGGCACGAAACCACAACATGTTTTCCCTCCTTGCCGCAATGGTTTTATAGTTGAGTAATTGTTCCGGTCCGACATTCTTGCTTACGGAATTGCCTCCCCAACTCCCGCAGCCAAGGGTAAGGCTCGGCTCCAGTGAAAAATTATAGATATCGCCAATGGCACCCTGACTCGCCGGCATGTTGACCAGGGTCCTTCCCGTTTTCATGGTTGCTCCGAATCGTTCGATTCGTTCTCTGTTTGCAGGGTTGGTGTAAAGCACACTGGTATGACCAAGCCCTCCGAAGGTGACCAAAGCTGCGGCTGTTTCCAGGGCCTGTGAAAACTCTTTTTTCTTGTAGAGGGCCAAAACCGGGCTTAGTTTTTCAGCGCTCAGCGGCTCCTTGCTTCCCACTGCTTCGACTTCGGCAACCAGCACTTTAGTGGATTCGGGAACCGTGAAACCCGCCATTCCGGCAATAGTCGAGGCTTTCTGGCCGACTACTTTGGGAGATAGTTTTCCTTCGCCGAACATCAGCCGACCAAGCTTTTCTTTTTCCTCTTTGTCGAGAATGTAAGCGCCGCGGCACACCAGCTCGCTTTTTACCTCTCGGTAGATTTTCTCGACAACCACAACGGACTGTTCACTGGCGCAGATCATGCCGTTGTCGAAGGTTTTGCTCATCAAAATGGAACTCACCGCCATTTTGACATCCGCACTCTCGTCTATCAGTGCCGGAGTGTTACCGGCTCCGACACCTATGGCTGGGGTTCCGCTCGAATATGCCGCCTTTACCATGCCTGGGCCTCCTGTTGCGAGGATAAGGCTGATAGACGGGTGTTCCATCAGTTGCCTGCTTAGTTCGACCGAAGGTTCTTCGATCCAGCCGACGATATCTTTCGGTGCCCCTGCAGCCACCGCTGCTTCAAGAACGATCCTGGCGGCCTCTATGGTACACACCTTTGCCCGGGGATGGGGACTGAAGATGATACCGTTTCGTGTTTTAAGGGCAAGGAGGGCCTTGAAAATGGTTGTGCTTGTCGGGTTCGTTGTAGGCACTACACCGGCAATGACACCAAGTGGTTCGGCAATTTTTGTGACCCCAAAGGTGAGGTCCTCCTCTATGATCCCACAGCTCTTCATGTCTTTATACTTATTGTAGATATATTCCGATGCAAAGTGGTTTTTGATCACCTTATCCTCGGTGACTCCCATTCCTGTTTCCTTGGCGGCAAGCTTAGCCAATTCGATTCTTGCCCCGGCCGCCGCCATGGCAGCGGCTCGGAAGATGGCGTCCACCTGCTGTTGATTGTATCGGGCATAGCGGGCTTGTGCCGCCGCTACCTTCCGAATACTGTCGTTAAGCATTGCTTCACCGCCGATCGGCTGTGCTTTATGTGGTTCCCGCTTGAGTTTGCTTTCGATAGACATGGTTACCTCCTTTAATCGATAAAAAAATATCTAAAAACTGTGTATATAGTATCGAGTAATTATCGAAAAGGCAAGTATCGATAAATAAATATCGTGTTAAAAAGAACGAAATCTGCCAATAAAGAGAATATTTTTATTACTACTGTAATAGTTACTATGCGTTGCGTCATTTTAAAAAAATGTATACCATATCTTCTCATGATCAATGTGACCAATGAGATAGGAACGTTGCGGTCTGTGCTTGTACATCGCCCCGGCCGGGAGTTGGAGCGGCTTACCCCAAGATACCTGGAAGAGATGCTCTTTGAAGATATTCCGTGGTTGAAGAAGATCAGGGAAGAGCACGACCTTTTTGCCCAGACACTTTCAAAACGAGGATGCAAGGTCTACTACTATCACGATCTCCTTGCCGATATTCTCAGGAAGGAGGTCGTCTGTCGTTCCATGATCGACGACGTACTCTCTGCCTGCCGAATCGGATCGACCCTGCTGAAAGAGTCCATTCGGGATTATCTGCGTGGGATGGAGGCGGAACGGCTGGCAGAGGCTTTCATCTCCGGTTTGGAGAAAAAAGAGATCGATCGTTTGGCCGGTCGGTCACGTCTCTCGAGCTACATTCGGGAGGCTTACCCTTTCTACATCAACCCTCTTACAAACCTCTACTTTACACGGGACCCCGGCGCTGTCATCGATTCGGGGCTTGTCGTCAGTGCAATGAAGACTCCGGCGAGAAACCGTGAATCGCTGATACTTCAATATCTTCATGATTATCATCCTCTGTTCGCCGATCCTCAGGGTGAGGGACAGATTCCGCTCTGGTACAAGCCTTCTGATCTGGATAGTATTGAAGGGGGAGATATCTTGATGCTCTCTCCCGAAGTTGTCGCGGTGGGATGTAGCGCGAGAACTGGGACCGAAGGGATAGAGCGGCTTGCCGAGCGGCTTTTTTCCGGCCCCTCCGGGATACAAGAGGTCCTGGTAATACAGATCCCCTTTGCTCGTGCTTTTATGCACCTTGATACCGTCATTACCATGGTAGATCGGGACACATTTACTATTTTCCCCGATATTCGGGAGAAGATTACGCTCTTTCGCCTTAAGCCGACAAAAAGAGGAGGAATAAGCATCTCTCCTCTTGACAGTTTAGAGAAGAGCCTGAAAGAATCTCTCAGGCTTCCGGCGATCCGTTTGATTGAAAGTGGTGGTGGCGATGATTTGACCGCCGCCCGTGAACAATGGAATGATAGTACCAACACCCTGGCCCTTGAGCCGGGAGTCGTCGTTACCTATGATCGAAACGTCGCCTCAAACGATACGCTTCGTGCTGCAGGCATCGAGGTGGTCGAGATAGAGGGATCGGAGCTTGTTAGGGGCCGGGGAGGCCCCCGCTGTATGAGCATGCCGCTTCAACGTGAAGCGATTTGAGAAGGCACGAGATAAGGAGGAACCCATGCCTGTAAATTTGAAAGGAAGAAGCTTACTGACCTTGAAGGACTACACACCTGAGGAGATTCGCTATCTTCTCGACCTTTCTGTTGATCTAAAGCGTAAGAAACGTTCAGGAATTCGGGGGAACCTGCTTGTCGGAAAGAATATCGTTCTGCTTTTTGAGAAGGCCTCTACCCGTACCCGTTGTGCCTTTGAAGTTGCTGCCTTCGACGAGGGTGCCCAGGTGACCTTTCTCACCAATAGCCAGATGGGAAAAAAGGAATCGATCGAGGATACCGCCCTTGTACTTGGCCGTTTCTACGACGGTATCGAGTTCCGGGGATTTAAACAGGAAACGGTTGAGGCGCTTGCACGGTATTCCGGGGTTCCTGTATGGAACGGTTTGACAGACCTCTATCATCCCACACAGATTCTTGCCGATTTTATGACCATTATGGAACATGTGGACAAGCCGCTTTCAAAGGTGAAGCTTGTTTTCGTAGGTGATGCCCGCAATAACATGGGCAACAGCCTTATGCTTGCTTCGGCGAAAATGGGAATGACGTTTGTCGCCGTTGCTCCAAAGGAACTCCACCCTTCTGGTGAGATGGTTGATTATGCCGCTTCGGTTGCGAAAGAGACCGGTGCCGTTATCTCCATGACCGACAATATCGCCGAAGGTGTAAAAGATGCGGATGTCATATACACCGATGTATGGGTTTCGATGGGTGAGGAAGCCCAGTTCGCCGAGCGGATCAAGCTGCTGAAGCCGTATCAGGTCAATATGAAGATGATGAAATCGACAGGGAACCCCGACACCCTTTTTATGCATTGCCTTCCTTCTTTTCACGACCTCGAAACCAGTATCGGAAAAGAGATTCACACTAAATTTGGTCTTGCCGAGATGGAGGTTACCGATGAGGTGTTCCGCAGCAAACAATCGGTAGTCTTTGACGAGGCTGAGAACAGAATGCACACCATCAAGGCTGTTATGGTCGCCACGATCGGGGCCCTATAGCCATATAAGCCAAACCTATTCTTGCAGTAAGGCGTTTCAGCCAGGCAGGCTGAAACGCCGATGTGAGCATTGATGGTGGTTTCCCTGGATTATCCTATGATTATCCTATCTCTCCGCCTTTGCCGGCCGAAACCAAGCTTGAATCCTTTATCTCGGGAAAGCTGATGAAAAAGGTCGTGCCCTCTTTTCCATAGCAACAAACCGATCCATTGAGCTGTTCTACAAGCAGATGCACCAGCTGGAATCCCAAAGAGCGTTTTTCGCTGAACAAACTCCTCGGAAATCCCTTCCCATTGTCGGAGACCGTGAGCTCCACCATTTTCTGTTTATCGCGATTCCCTTTGATACTTATGCGTGCCTTCTTCTCGTCCGAAAAAGCATGACGAAGAGCATTGCAAACCAGTTCGGTAAGGATAAGGCCGCAGGGCATGGCCTGCTCGACAGAAAGGTTGAGATTGTTTGCATCGACCGTGAAGGAAATAGCGCGGCCGTTTACCGTGTGCATTTCGGCAAGATGTCCCACAACGGCCAGAAGATAGGGTTCCAATTCTATATGGTCGAAACTATTACTCTGATATAGCTGTTCATGGACGAGGCTGATGGAATAGATATGAGCAATACTTTCGTGGAAACCTATAGCTTCTGCCGAACCGCGAAGCTGTGACTGCTTGAGATTGAGAAGGCTGATGATCAGCTGCAGATTGTTTTTTACCCTGTGATGGACCTCTTCAAGGAGTACCTCTTTTTCCCGAATTGCTTTTTGAAGACGAGTAATATCCGAGCCGACCGAAAGGATTTCGACGAGGTCTCCTTTTTCGTCTCGAAGCGGCATCGAGGTCCACTGAATCCATGCAAGCTCTCCGTTTCCCTTATGATTTATATTTTTATACGAGGAGAAGGATTCGGGATCATTCCAGATGTCGGCGGATAGGATAGGGTCGTTTGCTATTATTATGCGGGCGAGAGGAATAGGCTGTATGGTGCTGTCGAAATTGAAAAAACGGGCGGCAAATTCGTTGTAATAGGTGATGAAACCTTCCTTGTTCCAGCGAATGATGATGGTCTGAGCGTTTTCTACAAGCAGACGGTAGTTTTTCTCACTTTTCTGTAGTTCCAACTCTCTGGTTCGGATTCGTTCGGCCATGGTTTTCATTGCATTGAGAAGCGCCTCCGCTTCCCTGAAGCTCTTTTTGCCATTAACCTCGTACCTGCCGTCTGCTATCAATTGTGCTTGTCTGGTTAATGCTTCAATGGGGTTGACGATACGCTTGCCAAGGAAAAGGATGATCCCGATGAGGAAGATCGAAAATATGACGGTTACAATAATAACGGTGAAACCTAAGGTGTGTACCGGAGAAAAGAATTCATCTGCGGGAGAGAGGACATAAAGAGGCCAACCCGTCTTTTCTATGACCAGCCGTCGGGAGAAGTACCGGGTTCCCGCGATCTTAAGAATTTCCGACGGCCGCTTTTGATGGTCCGAAAAGAGCTTATGCTGTTGTTCCACCAATGTTTTATTTTCAAAGGTGATGACCGTTCCCGTTTTATCGGTTATAAGGATCGACCGATTCCCTGATTGTCTGACATCCTGTACGAAAGCCGACAGAATGTCCAGGTTAAGATCTGCCATGAGCACTCCCGCTTCGAAGGGAACACCATAGCGGATTGTAGGTTTCGACGTAATCGAAGAGATGAAAGAGTTGCTCCAGTATCCGGTCTGATCTGCTTTCACGGTACGAAAGAACGTGGTGTTTCCCAAATTACTGCCGACAAAGTTCTCATCGTAGGGAACGGTGGTCACGACATCGCCGGAAGCATTTAAAATCGTTAGTCGTCTAAAAGGGGGAATCGTTTCAAGCAACGAGGAGAGGAGTTCTTCGTAGTCATTTGATCTCTTATTTTGCAACCAGATACTCTCTTTTGTAATTGTTTGTGTCATGGCCGTCGCTCCCTCCAAAAAAAGTGAAATTTCCCTTTGAATAGAGCGGGCAAGGAATTCATTATCCTGTCGAATTTGCCGTAGTAAGATGTCCGATGTGGTTCTGTACATGATGATGGAGAAGAGTAAGATTGAGGGGACCAGCAGCGGAAAAAGTACTAAGGTGAGCAAGCTTCTGATACCCCGCCGTCCCTTGCTACCGAATAGTGGCAATATGTCCATCCTTTATGTTGCTGATGAGCACCGGAGTAATCGTTTTTTGCTTATAGAGCTGTTGTGCTGTATTACGGATGGTTAACCTGTTCCTATCCATGGGAAGATTATAGGGGATTCACCCGCTCCTGGAAAGAATTAATGCTGGAGAGAGACAGGTAAATGGGTTAGACTCTTCCTATATGAAACGATCTATTTTTTATGCAACGGCATGTTTCCTTGTGCCGCTTTCTTTCTTTATGACGGGGTGTGGTTCGAAGATGGCTGAAACCGCCGCTTTCGCCCCTATGGTCGAAAAGAGCGTTGGCAGTGCCGATTTGCGGCGCAGTGTGGAAAACTTCGCAAGCTTTGATACCGGCGGAGGGGCCCTTGCACAGGCGGCTCAGGAAGCTCCTGATACAAGTGATCGAAAGCTTGTAAGTACGGGTTCGATGGAACTTGAGGTCGACGACCTTGATATTGCCGAGAGCGCCGTTCGTAAGGCGACGGATTCGGCCGGCGGCTATGTGCAGTCTTCGAGCAGATATGAAGATACCCTTTCCATGGAATTGAAAATCCCCGCAGAGGCTTTTTCTTCGTTTCTTGATGCGGCAGAAGGATTCGGTCGGCTGGAGTCCCGCAGTATCAATGTAGAAGATGTTTCCGATCGCTATTACGATCTGGAGCATCGGATCAAAAATAAGGAGATCCTCGTTGAACGCTATCAGAAGTATCTGCAGGATGCAGAAAGTGTTGAAGATCTTCTGACAGTGGAACGGGAACTAAACGATGCAACAACGGAGCTCGAGCAGCTCAAGGGCTCTTTTCAGAACCTTGACCATCGGGTTTCTTTCTCGACCCTTCATATGATGGCTCACTTACCCTCCTGGGAACAGCAGGAAGATCCGTTGCCCTCTATTCGGGCAGGCCTGAAACGTTTCGGACGAATGATCATTCAGGTCCTTTATGTGATTCTTTTCCTTTTGCTTGGGATTATCGTCTTTGGGATTCCCGGCGTGCTTGTGGTCGGGGCCTTGTATTGGCTTGCCTTTGGAAGGGTCGGCCTGGTACGCCGATTCTGGCATAGACTACGGCCCAGCCGACGGACAAAGAAAACAACGGAAAAGGAAGAGAAATAGATGGAAGATCGAATTGCTTACGCAACCCTCGATCATGCGATTCCCGCATCAGGACCGCAGGGAATTGTCCGAAGAACCCTTGCCTGGAATAAAGAGGCCATGACCTGCCATTTTCTACTCGAAAAGGGGGCTGTTATTCCGATGCACCGCCATTCGGCGGTACAAAGCGGTTATGTCATCCGCGGGAAAGCAAAATTTATGAGAGGAAACGGGGAGTCTTTTATCGGCGAAGCCGGAACGAGTTATGTGTTCGACCCGGATGAAGAACATGGGGTGGAGGTCTTCGAAGAGAGTGAAATCATCGAATTTTTCACTCCCGCACGGCCCGAATATCGATAGTATTATGAGGAAGTCATAATACTATGCTGGCCTTTCTTCGCCTCTTCGACGAGAAAAGCGTGGAGGCGGAGAGCCAGGGATTCGTCGAGTCCCGCTTCAAAAGCAATCCGTTTGTAACGTTCTATCTGCTCTTGTTCTCTGTCTGGATCTGCGATTGCCCTTTGCTCTTTCTTTTTTAGATTGCCTATCTTTTCCGTCGTTTTGAATCGTTCCGCCATGAGACGGAGTAAGGCGGCATCAATATTATCGATACTACGTCGTAAATCATTCAACTGATCGCTGCTCATATGCATGAGCTTATGCTAATTACCCTCCGGGGACAAGGGGTTTTCGTCTTCCGGGGAAATGGAAACCCTGTTCCTTCCACTCCTTTTTGCCGAATAGAGCGCCTGATCGGCCAGTTTGACAAGAATGTCCCTGTCGGTCCCAGGGCGTACATGTTTTTCCGCTATTCCCAGGCTTACGGTAACCACGGGAGCAACCTCCGAGTAGGCATGAACGATATTGAGATCCTGGATCCCCTGCCGCAATCTTTCCGCTACCTTTGCCGCACTTTCCAGCGGATGCCCCGGAAGAAGGATGATAAACTCCTCTCCACCATAGCGGGCGACAAAATCCTCACCCCGTTTTAGACTTTCCTGAACCAGGGTCGCAATTTTCTTTAGGCAGATATCTCCCGTAGGGTGGCCATAGTTATCGTTATACGCCTTGAAATAGTCGACGTCCATCATAATAAGGGAAAGGGGCAGATCTTCCCGTTCACTGCGTCGCCATTCTCCCGTATATACCTCCTCAAAGTAACGTCGGTTTGGAATCTCCGTGAGAGGATCGATTCTTGAAAGCCGTTCTAATCTTTGATTCACCTGCCCAAGTTCCCAGGTCCGCTCTTCTATCTTTTCTTCGAGTTGATCATTGAAGAGTTTGACTTCTTTCGCCAGGTGCTCCGCCTTTTTGTAGGAACGGTCGAGCTTCCAAGAAAGAAAATACGCCTGCAACAATAAAAAGAAAAGGATTCCGAAGCTTAGAAGTTCCGGCATATTGATGTTATTGATTTCTCTAAAATAATCGGAAAGTGCAGCGGTCAAAACAATGACGCCGCCGACCGTCAACAAAATCGTCCCCGTTTTACTCGTGAGTACCTTCCCGGAAAATATAACCACTATAACGTAACAGCCGAAGGCGATGGATATGAAGAGTGCATACTGAAAAAACCAATCATAGATGCTCACAGGAAAAAAAAGCAGAAGTACACCGGAAGCAATAAGTAGCCCTCGTGCCAGCATGAGCGGCAGGCGGGATGCCTTATTGCCGGCAATACCCCAGATATAGAGAATGATGAGCGGCAATAAAAGGAAAACCGGCATATAGCCAAGTTTCATCATTACTTCACCAGGCATGCCGGGCCATAACCGAACAAGAATTCGTTCGTCGACGATTCCTTCTCTCAATGCCGTTATGAACGCAATGATCGCAAAGTACAAAAGGGTTTTGTCCCTTCTGTATGTGAGGAAAAGGAGCATATGATAGAGCGAGAGCATAAGCAAGCTGCCGAAAAGGATGGCATCCCGGATGATATGGCGATGGGTCATTTCCCGTATGGCTGTCTCTGTTCCAAACAGAATTCTATTCAGACTCATCCGACGATGGTGGTAGTTTGCGACTTGAATGACGATGTCAGCTCTTTTTCGCCTGGTCGAAAACTGAATAACCCGAGGGATATATCGAGGAATAAAGGGAGTGATGGAACCGGTGATCATCCGAAGGGAACCGTCGATCCATACCTTAGACGCCGCCCCGAAATAGGGCATTTTAAGGGCAAAATTGTGCATCCTGTTCCCATCGTTCATAGGAAGTTTCAGTCTCAGGCGTAGGGTCGCCGTACCCCGATAACCGATCAGCTCCTTGGGAAGCATTAGGAAGCTGGGGGGCTCACTCTCGGTAAATTCTCCCGGTTTTAGGAGCATCTGAGGATAAAACTCCCACCTTCCATCCAGGGGAACGATTCCCATAGTTTCATAGCGTCTCATGCTGAGGTCGACCATGGCGTCGTCGACCGTCTTTGACGCATATATCATAAGAGGGCTTATCAAAGAGATAAAAAATATAAGGCAAAGGCGACAACGATTATACATCACAAAAATGATAGCGAACGGGTTACTATCATGCAAGACGAAAAAGTAGCGCTATTTTTCTAGAAAGCCGGAAAATGCCGAATCGATTTCTTTTACAAGGGTACCCTGAAGTTCCTGTTTTAATTTGGTGATTTTGCGATAGTCACTGAGCAGATGTTGCTCTTTTTCCGGAAGAAGCAACTGATATGGTTCGAGCTGTAATGCCGAAGCCAGCCTTACAAAGGTATCTGCCCCCAACCAGCGTCTGGAACGTTCGATATCGTTCATATGACCAGTAGAAATTTCAGCCCGTTCGGCAAGTTCCATCTGACTTAAGCCTTGAGATTTACGCGCATTGCGGATATTTATAGCCAATAATTCCAGCAGTTGTTCCGATTTCATTATGTATGAGTATCCGATCGTTGTCTTTGATTGCCAATAGTGTGTAAGCGTAAAAAATATGTAGCACATAACGGATGACTTGTAGACACAAATCGTTTAATTTGATCAAATACTCCCATGTCGTTATTGCCGAGAATGCAAACGTTTATCCTGGTAGAGCCGAACGAGCTTTATCGTCTTGGGCTGGCACTGCTTCTTCGGTCTGTGGGATGTGGGGTCTTCCCCGTTTCTTCGGGCGGTGCTGCCGTTACGCTCATGTACAGTAGGGAATTCTGCGACGGGATATTGATGAATAGCAACCTGGGGGCGGGGGTGAATGCCGCCGATGCAGTCTCCATGATTCGGAGCTTTTCACAGGTTCCCATTCTTCTTTTTGATGCAACTTTTCATGTCAGGCCTTGTGATTCGTTTTGTTGTGAGAGTATGCCCTTTTGACTATACTGAAACCGGGGGTGCAACATGAAGATGATTTCCCGTTACACAAAGAAAATCGGGCTGCCTCCCGGAACGGTAGTACATACCGGAGACCAAAA from the Sediminispirochaeta bajacaliforniensis DSM 16054 genome contains:
- the adhE gene encoding bifunctional acetaldehyde-CoA/alcohol dehydrogenase, with translation MSIESKLKREPHKAQPIGGEAMLNDSIRKVAAAQARYARYNQQQVDAIFRAAAMAAAGARIELAKLAAKETGMGVTEDKVIKNHFASEYIYNKYKDMKSCGIIEEDLTFGVTKIAEPLGVIAGVVPTTNPTSTTIFKALLALKTRNGIIFSPHPRAKVCTIEAARIVLEAAVAAGAPKDIVGWIEEPSVELSRQLMEHPSISLILATGGPGMVKAAYSSGTPAIGVGAGNTPALIDESADVKMAVSSILMSKTFDNGMICASEQSVVVVEKIYREVKSELVCRGAYILDKEEKEKLGRLMFGEGKLSPKVVGQKASTIAGMAGFTVPESTKVLVAEVEAVGSKEPLSAEKLSPVLALYKKKEFSQALETAAALVTFGGLGHTSVLYTNPANRERIERFGATMKTGRTLVNMPASQGAIGDIYNFSLEPSLTLGCGSWGGNSVSKNVGPEQLLNYKTIAARRENMLWFRAPKKVFFKRGSLPVALEELEGKKKAFIVTDRFLFDSGMTKVLTDRLERMGIKTEIFSEVQADPTLSNARTGVRRMDAFQPDLIIAFGGGSPMDAAKIMWVLYEHPEVHFQDLAARFMDIRKRVYRFPEMGQKASLIAIPTTSGTGSEVTPFAVITDDETGIKYPIADYALTPDMAICDAELAAQMPARLTAYSGIDAVTHGLEAIASMLATEYTTPLAMESIRLLFEYLPRAYRFGAADMEAREKVHHASNMAGMAFANAFLGVCHSMAHKLGSFFHLPHGLANALLINQVVRFNASEAPAKQGTFPQYTHPQAAERYARLADYLGLGGGTMEEKVDKLLDAITKLKAELDIPKSIAEAGIKEEAFTKELDAMAEAAFDDQCTGANPRYPLINEIKDLYMAAFAGKSVTTAYITEA
- a CDS encoding arginine deiminase, whose protein sequence is MINVTNEIGTLRSVLVHRPGRELERLTPRYLEEMLFEDIPWLKKIREEHDLFAQTLSKRGCKVYYYHDLLADILRKEVVCRSMIDDVLSACRIGSTLLKESIRDYLRGMEAERLAEAFISGLEKKEIDRLAGRSRLSSYIREAYPFYINPLTNLYFTRDPGAVIDSGLVVSAMKTPARNRESLILQYLHDYHPLFADPQGEGQIPLWYKPSDLDSIEGGDILMLSPEVVAVGCSARTGTEGIERLAERLFSGPSGIQEVLVIQIPFARAFMHLDTVITMVDRDTFTIFPDIREKITLFRLKPTKRGGISISPLDSLEKSLKESLRLPAIRLIESGGGDDLTAAREQWNDSTNTLALEPGVVVTYDRNVASNDTLRAAGIEVVEIEGSELVRGRGGPRCMSMPLQREAI
- a CDS encoding adenosylcobalamin-dependent ribonucleoside-diphosphate reductase, with the translated sequence MVSLQKNALNDLGRKIFLDRYALKDGSKKSLKVGDIVVVVSNPQTGQREIGSVTAMENGTVIVKLDTGEEVERNLEHVDKPLETTPAQMIKRVASGIAMEESEEKREEWTERFRWLLEDWRFVPGGRILTGAGTDQNLTYYNCYVIPSPEDSRGGIIKTLGHMTEIMSRGGGVGINLTSLRPHHAYVKGVNGRSSGSVSWGALYSFVTGLIEQGGSRRGALMLILNVWHPDILEFISSKRQMGQITNANISVGITDDFMKAVKEDLDWELVFPDTNYPGYDKEWDGDFVAWKAAGKPVNVYRKVKAREIWNSIIESAWASAEPGIFFVDRYNAMSNSGYYARIQCTNPCGEQGLPSWGVCNLGAVNLSRFAKGNDVDWDNLGRTVRYAVRFLDDVIDNTPYFFEANKEQQLSERRVGLGTMGLAELMIKLKIRYGSKESEAFLDKLYRFIAVEAYRSSSDTAKEKGSFPKFEVVPFLESGFMKGMPEEIRKKITENGMRNVTLLTQAPTGTTGTMVGTSTGIEPYYFWEWERRGRMGSNIERVGVYDEWRKANPDAEQLPDYFVSAMDLSPEEHVRVQASIQRWVDSSISKTCNVPNQYTVEQTKQLYELMYDLGCKGGTIYRDGSRDEQVLNLKKEEEKKEGPVDVKQIKPRVRPTMLRGVTYRKHTPIGTAYITVNADGASMEEPFEVFINVAKVGSDVAADAEGLGRLISLILRIPSPLGPVERAKAVIAQLRSIGSGRQRGFGKNRVMSLPDAVAQALEEHIGTVFGESSYPVLPDEEEEEAAKQFAFSFDALHADICPVCGNATFMFIEGCKKCHSCGHSEC